A portion of the Sebastes fasciatus isolate fSebFas1 chromosome 2, fSebFas1.pri, whole genome shotgun sequence genome contains these proteins:
- the lrrc4cb gene encoding leucine-rich repeat-containing protein 4C, which yields MLNTMISSLQRQTMRGRRLKGALSNPLFVLLLALQILVVAGLVRAQTCPSVCSCSNQFSKVICTRRSLRDVPDGISTNTRYLNLQDNLIQVIKVDSFKHLRHLEILQLSKNHIRSIEIGAFNGLASLNTLELFDNRLTTIPNGAFEYLSKLKELWLRNNPIESIPSYAFNRVPSLRRLDLGELKRLSYISDGAFKDLSNLRYLNLGMCNLKEIPNILPLVRLEELEMSGNQLSVVKPSSFLGLVNLQKLWMMHAQIQTIERNSFDDLQSLVELNLAHNNLTFLPHDLFTPLHRLERVHLHHNPWNCNCDILWLSWWLKETVPANTSCCARCHSPAVFKGRYIGELDHSYFQCDVPVIVEPPSDLNVTEGMAAELKCRTSSLTSISWLTPNGSLVTHGAYKVRLAVLNDGTLNFTSVTMQDTGTYTCMVSNTAGNISASAVLNVTSVENSGVTYFTTVTVETIETPGDDSQTPLPPFGWVSSSTTKGTPVSTRTTERTYTIPVLDLDGEGALNGLDEVMKTTKIIIGCFVAITLMAAVLLVIFYKMRKQHNQQDPDGPASSMEVITVEEELAGVAAMERHLSLPPLEHYNHYNTYKNTYHHAPMLSTIHSSATQEPLLIQACSKDNVQETQI from the coding sequence ATGCTGAACACAATGATCTCCTCCCTCCAGCGCCAGACAATGAGAGGTCGTAGGCTGAAGGGGGCGCTGTCCAACCCCCTCTTTGTGCTGCTTTTGGCCCTCCAGATCCTGGTGGTGGCTGGGCTGGTTCGCGCTCAGACCTGTCCTTCCGTCTGCTCATGCAGTAACCAGTTCAGCAAAGTCATATGCACCCGCCGCAGTCTACGGGACGTCCCAGATGGCATTTCCACCAACACTCGCTACCTGAACCTCCAGGACAACCTCATCCAGGTCATCAAGGTGGACAGTTTCAAACACCTGCGCCATCTGGAGATCCTGCAGCTGAGCAAAAACCACATCCGCAGCATTGAAATCGGCGCCTTCAATGGACTGGCCAGTCTCAACACTTTGGAGCTCTTTGATAATCGGCTCACGACAATCCCCAATGGAGCATTTGAGTACCTGTCCAAGCTGAAAGAATTGTGGTTGCGGAACAACCCCATCGAAAGTATACCATCTTATGCCTTCAACCGGGTCCCCTCGCTTCGAAGGCTGGATCTAGGTGAGCTCAAACGCCTCTCCTACATTTCTGACGGAGCCTTCAAGGACTTGAGCAACCTGCGCTACCTGAACCTGGGAATGTGCAACCTCAAGGAAATCCCCAACATCTTACCTTTGGTCAGGCTTGAAGAGCTAGAAATGTCAGGAAACCAGCTCTCCGTTGTCAAGCCCAGCTCGTTTTTAGGATTGGTGAACCTCCAGAAGCTGTGGATGATGCACGCCCAGATCCAAACAATCGAGAGGAATTCCTTTGATGACCTTCAGTCACTGGTGGAGCTCAACCTGGCTCACAACAACCTTACCTTTCTACCACATGACCTCTTCACACCGTTGCATCGCCTGGAGCGGGTCCACCTCCATCACAACCCTTGGAACTGCAACTGTGATATCTTGTGGCTCAGCTGGTGGCTGAAGGAGACGGTCCCCGCCAATACTAGCTGCTGCGCCCGTTGCCATTCTCCTGCAGTCTTTAAAGGTCGCTACATTGGGGAATTGGACCACAGCTACTTCCAGTGTGATGTTCCCGTCATCGTGGAGCCACCCAGTGACTTGAATGTGACAGAAGGCATGGCTGCGGAGCTTAAATGTCGTACGAGCTCGCTGACATCCATCAGCTGGCTCACACCAAACGGCTCGTTGGTGACACACGGGGCTTATAAGGTGCGTTTGGCTGTACTCAATGACGGGACACTGAACTTTACTAGCGTCACAATGCAGGACACTGGGACTTACACCTGTATGGTGAGCAACACAGCAGGCAATATTTCTGCATCTGCTGTGCTTAATGTCACTTCTGTGGAAAACAGCGGGGTGACCTATTTTACCACAGTCACCGTGGAGACCATTGAGACCCCGGGGGATGATAGCCAAACGCCACTTCCCCCATTTGGCTGGGTGTCCTCCTCTACAACAAAAGGTACTCCTGTTTCAACAAGGACCACAGAGCGGACTTACACAATTCCGGTCCTTGATCTGGACGGAGAGGGAGCCCTCAATGGCCTGGATGAGGTGATGAAAACCACCAAGATTATAATTGGCTGCTTCGTGGCCATCACGCTCATGGCTGCAGTTCTGCTGGTTATTTTCTACAAGATGAGGAAGCAGCATAACCAGCAGGACCCTGACGGCCCTGCCTCCTCCATGGAGGTCATTACAGTCGAAGAAGAGCTCGCAGGTGTCGCCGCCATGGAGAGACACCTATCGCTGCCCCCTCTGGAGCACTACAACCACTACAACACCTACAAGAACACGTACCACCACGCTCCCATGCTCAGTACCATACACAGCTCAGCCACACAGGAACCTTTACTGATTCAAGCCTGCTCAAAAGACAATGTACAAGAGACCCAAATCTGA